The genomic window GCGTGGCAGGTACGACAAGTGCTGAAAATGTCATGATCGACGGACTAGGTGTCGGGGACATCGGCAACATCGTTTTACGAGACCGTAAAATCTTATCGGAAGACGGCATTTTTGTTGCAGTAGTGACGATCAGTCGTCGTGAAAAGAAAATCGTCTCAAAACCACAGATCACTTCACGAGGCTTTGTCTATGTCAAAGCAAGTCGCGACTTGATCAATGAAAGTAGCAACATGATCGAGAGCATCGTAGGAAAACACTTAGAAAGCGATGATTTTGAGTGGAGCAAGTTAAAGCAAGAAATACGTGACCAATTAGGCCGCTATTTGTTTGAACAAACAAAACGTCGTCCAGTGATCTTACCAGTCATCATGGAAGCCACACAACGTCGCGGCAAAAGATAACTATTGAAATAAAGCTGTATCAAGGATGTTCAGGTGTTGAACATGTTTGGTACAGCTTTTTGTTTCAAATGAATGGAGTTGTTGGATTCATATTATGACGTCAAAACGGCTTTTTATGATAAAAAAGGCCAAAGGGATTATTTCGTGGTAAATTGTTGAATAACGAATATAATTTATTGTCAAACAGGTACGATTGATTAAATGTCCTAAGTATATTTTTATGAATAAAGTAAGTGTAAATCGTTCAACAACTAGAATGAAAGCTGGAGGGGATAACAATGAAAAAAGAAACTGAATGTCTGGGTGAGCAAAAGAAAGAAAAGCAGATCATACTATTTGGTTTGACGTCGATGAGTGCAGATAGCACGTTTTATACCAACCTGTTAGTGACTAAAATGAACAATCTAGCAAAAAAGCAACAGTTACTCGTACAGGTTGAAATGCACAGTATTTCTAAATTGGATGAGTTTGCTAAGGCTGCCGATATCATCCTGTTATCTCCAGAACTGTCTTCGATGAAAGAAAAGATCATGGAAGAGTATCCTGCTAAGGTTATCCAAGTGATAGACAAGCAAGAATATGGTCTGTTCAATGCTGAAAAGATATTAAAAAAATTGCTTATTTTAGAAGATGATCAAAGGATTTAGCTGCGAAAAATAAGAAGAGCCCTAGAAAGTTGCGTGTTCAAGTTTTCTAGGGCTCTTTCTTATGATTTTAAGAGTGGGCTACGATTTGATTTAGGAAGAATAGAATGACTGCTATCATGCCCTTTTATTGCTTTTACCAGTTCTGACGATATCCCAAATGTCGTAGATGATAAAGACAATTGATAAAAACGTGAACGTAGCATTTAAAAAAATGATTGCTGATGAAGTGAAGGTAAAAATTTATAATACAAATAATGTATACGATCAATCGAATGACAGTGAATGTTTTTGAATGATATTTTTCCAAAGCGCTCCTCCTAGATTTTTAGATAGTTATATTACATCAGCTACTCAACTTTTGATTATAGATTTAATGGTATTTCTCTTTTATTTTATTGTCAAACGAAAGATTATAACAAAATATTGGTTAGTAAGTTTGTTTCTTTTAGTAAAGTAACAGATGACCATTTGGACTTGGTCAGTTCATCATGAAAAACATAGACAAAATACTTGCTAACCTAGAGAGGCATTAGAAAATTCATGCCCACTTGTTACTTGGTACAACCTGTGTTATCTGTTACAATAAAGTCGGATATACTGTACTACTAAATGTGTGAATGATCGAACCGAAATTGAGAGAGTTAGTGACTAAAATGTTGAGGAGTGAGAAGATGAAAATTACTTATCACGGACATTCTTGTATTTCTCTAGAGATGCAAAATGGCCAACAAGTGCTGATAGATCCATTTATTACTGGCAATCCTATGACTGATTTAAAGGTGGATGACGTCAAGGCGGACTGGATACTGGTCACCCATGGACATAGCGATCATATTGGGGACATGTTACCGATTGCGAAAAATAATCAGGCGACTATTGTTAGTATTGTCGAAATCGCTAACTATGCACAACAACAAGGAGCAAACTCTTTTGGGATGAATATTGGCGGCAAGCGTGAGTTTCCATTTGGCACGGTCAAATTTGTCCACGCTCAACATAGCTCAAGTCTTGAGAT from Enterococcus sp. DIV1094 includes these protein-coding regions:
- a CDS encoding metal-dependent hydrolase, giving the protein MKITYHGHSCISLEMQNGQQVLIDPFITGNPMTDLKVDDVKADWILVTHGHSDHIGDMLPIAKNNQATIVSIVEIANYAQQQGANSFGMNIGGKREFPFGTVKFVHAQHSSSLEIDGIPRYMGEPSGILIQAEGKTIYHAGDTADFSDLALLGEQFTIDVAFLPIGDNYTMGPEDAARAAKRVKAKKVVPIHYNTFPVIEQDPQVFIDLLTDNEGKIMSVSETLEV
- a CDS encoding PTS sugar transporter subunit IIB, which produces MKKETECLGEQKKEKQIILFGLTSMSADSTFYTNLLVTKMNNLAKKQQLLVQVEMHSISKLDEFAKAADIILLSPELSSMKEKIMEEYPAKVIQVIDKQEYGLFNAEKILKKLLILEDDQRI